A stretch of the Bradyrhizobium arachidis genome encodes the following:
- the ilvC gene encoding ketol-acid reductoisomerase, translated as MRVYYDRDADLNLIKGKKVAIVGYGSQGHAHALNLKDSGVKDVAIALRKGSASAKKAEAAGFKVLEVAEAAKWADLVMMLTPDELQGDIYREHLHDNMKKGAALVFAHGLNVHFNLLDPRADLDVLMIAPKGPGHTVRSEYQRGGGVPCLIAIAKDVSGNAHDLGLSYASAIGGGRAGIIETTFKEECETDLFGEQVVLCGGLVELIKGGYETLVEAGYAPEMAYFECLHEVKLIVDLIYEGGIANMNYSISNTAEYGEYVTGPRIVTAETKAEMKRVLADIQGGKFARDWMLENKVNQTSFKATRAKLAQHPIEEVGAKLRDMMPWIKKGALVDKSKN; from the coding sequence ATGCGTGTTTATTACGATCGCGACGCCGACCTGAACCTGATCAAGGGCAAGAAGGTCGCCATCGTCGGCTATGGCAGCCAGGGTCACGCCCATGCGCTCAACCTGAAGGATTCCGGCGTCAAGGACGTTGCCATCGCGCTGCGCAAGGGTTCGGCCTCGGCCAAGAAGGCGGAAGCCGCCGGCTTCAAGGTGCTGGAAGTCGCCGAGGCCGCCAAATGGGCCGACCTCGTCATGATGCTGACCCCGGACGAACTGCAGGGTGACATCTACCGGGAGCACCTGCACGACAACATGAAGAAGGGCGCCGCCCTCGTGTTCGCGCACGGCCTCAACGTCCACTTCAACCTGCTTGACCCGCGCGCCGACCTCGACGTGCTGATGATCGCCCCCAAGGGCCCCGGCCACACCGTGCGCTCGGAGTATCAGCGCGGCGGCGGCGTGCCCTGCCTGATCGCGATCGCCAAGGACGTCTCGGGCAACGCCCATGACCTCGGCCTGTCCTACGCCTCGGCGATCGGCGGCGGCCGTGCCGGCATCATCGAGACCACCTTCAAGGAAGAGTGCGAGACCGACCTGTTCGGCGAGCAGGTGGTGCTCTGCGGCGGCCTGGTCGAGCTGATCAAGGGCGGCTACGAGACTCTGGTCGAGGCCGGCTATGCCCCGGAGATGGCCTATTTCGAGTGCCTCCACGAGGTGAAGCTGATCGTCGACCTGATCTATGAAGGCGGCATCGCCAACATGAACTACTCGATCTCCAACACCGCCGAGTACGGAGAGTACGTCACTGGTCCGCGCATCGTCACTGCCGAGACCAAGGCAGAGATGAAGCGCGTGCTCGCCGACATCCAGGGCGGCAAGTTCGCCCGCGACTGGATGCTCGAGAACAAGGTCAACCAGACCTCGTTCAAGGCGACCCGCGCCAAGCTTGCCCAGCACCCGATCGAGGAAGTCGGCGCGAAGCTCCGCGACATGATGCCCTGGATCAAGAAGGGCGCGCTGGTCGACAAGAGCAAGAACTGA